In Deltaproteobacteria bacterium, one DNA window encodes the following:
- a CDS encoding alcohol dehydrogenase catalytic domain-containing protein, with protein MKAIAKLKAEPGFEYTDLPVPEVTSHRVLVKVKAASICGSDVHLYKWDDWAQKNLEIPRIIGHEGCGEVLEIGSQVKHIRVGDHVSFESHIPCLGCAHCRTGEMHLCKELKTIGFGADGCFAECISIPEICSVKNSKSMPWDIASIQEPLGNSVYAVSESEVAGKQVAVFGDGPTGLFAVAVARCLGATKIFAVGASPFRMNILKQLGPDVIIDATKENPAEIILDQTHGDGVDCVVEMSGASTAIHAGFRSVRNGGIFTAFGLPSKPIELDFAGEVIFKGIKLIAIHGRKMFDTWKQMGELLESGRLNVKPVITHHFPMSEINKAMNLLTRNPIEAAKIILNPS; from the coding sequence ATGAAAGCCATAGCAAAATTAAAAGCGGAACCGGGATTTGAATATACCGATTTGCCTGTGCCCGAGGTGACTTCCCACCGTGTTTTGGTTAAAGTGAAGGCCGCCTCCATTTGTGGCTCTGATGTTCATCTTTACAAGTGGGATGACTGGGCCCAGAAAAATTTGGAAATTCCGCGCATTATTGGACATGAAGGATGCGGTGAAGTTCTGGAAATTGGTTCGCAGGTAAAACATATCCGTGTTGGAGATCACGTCTCCTTTGAAAGTCATATCCCCTGTCTTGGTTGTGCGCACTGTCGCACCGGTGAGATGCATCTTTGCAAAGAATTAAAAACAATTGGTTTTGGCGCGGATGGTTGTTTCGCGGAATGCATCAGCATACCCGAAATTTGCTCTGTCAAAAATAGCAAGTCTATGCCGTGGGATATTGCTTCCATTCAGGAACCTTTGGGAAACTCTGTCTATGCTGTCTCCGAAAGCGAAGTGGCGGGAAAACAAGTGGCGGTTTTTGGTGACGGACCCACCGGTCTTTTTGCCGTTGCTGTCGCGCGTTGTTTGGGTGCCACAAAAATTTTTGCAGTGGGTGCTTCTCCATTCAGAATGAATATCTTAAAACAACTTGGTCCCGATGTGATCATTGACGCCACAAAAGAAAACCCGGCGGAAATTATTTTGGATCAAACTCACGGAGACGGAGTTGATTGTGTTGTTGAAATGAGCGGCGCCTCAACCGCCATTCACGCCGGTTTCCGGTCTGTTCGGAATGGTGGTATTTTTACAGCGTTTGGACTTCCCTCTAAACCGATTGAACTCGATTTTGCCGGAGAAGTTATTTTCAAGGGGATCAAGCTGATTGCCATTCACGGACGCAAAATGTTTGATACATGGAAACAGATGGGGGAGTTGTTGGAGAGTGGCCGTCTCAACGTGAAACCGGTTATTACACACCACTTCCCCATGTCTGAAATCAACAAGGCAATGAATCTGTTGACCCGCAATCCCATAGAAGCGGCCAAAATCATTTTAAATCCTTCCTAA
- a CDS encoding S41 family peptidase yields MDKKKKSENLKSVLYFLVLVLGLWSIVHSPAFALTQKGYETLGIFSRVLHYVEEDYVESVDEQRLLRGAIRGMLQVLDPHTVYLSPDVYKELKADTSGIFGGVGLEITVRDGWITVVSGVEGTPAFKAGIQSGDRILRIDGKSTKEMDLGDAVKAMRGKQGSKVQITLGRQGLKQPFEVTLTREVIKFPSVRAEILDEKYLYIKIRSFQERTTEVLKDMMKKYAKEVQNGVILDLRNNPGGLLDQGIDVSDQFLDGGVIVTTESRKKEIDRREANPDKDGTKSHFPLVVLVNSGSASASEIVAGALQDQGRALILGTQSFGKGSVQSIIELDDGSALKITIAKYFTPSGRSIQAEGIHPDVVVEPSPPSKKGKEEEAFMRIREKDLEGHLKGEAEEKEENAPKKLSKVIQPSEAKEAVGDYQRQIAIDYLKNWDKTVKDYGLGNKDRKPKVKGKGKDHDKGLWTMDKKSS; encoded by the coding sequence ATGGACAAGAAAAAAAAGAGTGAGAATTTAAAATCGGTTTTGTATTTTTTGGTGTTGGTCCTTGGTCTATGGTCCATAGTCCATAGTCCCGCGTTTGCGTTGACACAAAAGGGTTATGAAACTCTCGGGATTTTCAGTCGGGTGTTGCATTACGTTGAAGAAGATTATGTTGAGAGTGTTGATGAACAAAGATTGTTGCGCGGTGCTATCCGCGGCATGTTGCAGGTGCTGGATCCTCACACGGTCTATCTTTCCCCAGATGTCTATAAAGAGTTGAAAGCCGACACCTCCGGAATTTTCGGCGGTGTGGGTTTGGAAATCACGGTGCGCGACGGGTGGATCACCGTTGTCTCCGGCGTGGAAGGAACGCCGGCTTTCAAGGCGGGCATTCAATCCGGAGATCGCATTTTAAGAATCGACGGAAAATCGACAAAAGAAATGGATTTGGGCGATGCGGTAAAAGCGATGCGCGGAAAACAGGGTAGCAAAGTCCAGATAACCCTTGGCAGACAGGGACTCAAACAGCCCTTTGAAGTAACGTTAACCCGCGAAGTTATCAAATTCCCAAGCGTGCGCGCAGAAATTCTGGATGAAAAATATTTGTACATTAAAATCAGAAGCTTTCAGGAAAGAACCACCGAAGTTTTGAAAGACATGATGAAAAAGTATGCGAAAGAAGTTCAAAATGGGGTGATTCTTGATCTGCGCAACAATCCGGGTGGTTTGTTGGATCAGGGCATTGATGTGTCGGATCAGTTTTTGGATGGAGGTGTGATTGTCACCACCGAAAGTCGCAAAAAAGAAATCGATCGCAGAGAAGCGAACCCGGATAAAGACGGGACCAAATCACACTTTCCACTTGTTGTGTTGGTGAATAGCGGCTCGGCTTCGGCTTCTGAAATTGTGGCGGGCGCTCTGCAAGATCAGGGACGCGCGCTGATTCTTGGCACGCAAAGTTTCGGGAAGGGTTCGGTTCAGTCGATCATTGAACTCGATGACGGCTCCGCTCTCAAAATCACCATTGCGAAATATTTTACACCGAGTGGACGTTCCATTCAGGCGGAAGGAATTCACCCCGATGTTGTGGTGGAGCCGTCTCCTCCTTCCAAAAAAGGAAAAGAGGAAGAGGCTTTCATGCGTATTCGTGAAAAAGATTTGGAAGGACATTTGAAAGGGGAAGCTGAAGAAAAAGAGGAAAACGCGCCCAAAAAATTATCAAAAGTGATTCAGCCATCGGAAGCAAAAGAAGCGGTGGGAGATTATCAGCGTCAAATCGCCATCGATTATTTGAAAAACTGGGACAAGACTGTGAAGGATTATGGACTGGGGAATAAAGACCGAAAACCAAAAGTGAAGGGGAAGGGGAAGGACCATGACAAAGGACTATGGACCATGGACAAAAAAAGTAGTTAG
- a CDS encoding transketolase: MGDNLVQILSNLENIAKKLRIHSLRATSAAGSGHPSSCLSAADLVAALFFYAMRVDPSKPEDPRNDRFVLSKGHAAPLLWGAWCEAGVIPEKELLNLRKIDSNLEGHPTPRFPWVDVATGSLGQGLSVAVGQALNFRFLDKSDARAFVLMGDGECAEGSVWEAVALAAHYHLNNLIAIVDANCLGQSQETMYKCDPAPYAKKFEAAGWKTIILDGHDMKSIIAAFDEAFAEKSRPTVLIAETKKGAGTFMEGKEGWHGKALNPEELKKALQEIGEPASVKKEISKPNGSVPEYAAPKEPPAPNYTIGSAVATRNAYGEALKKLGETNPRVVALDGDTKNSTYSEKFMKAFPDRFFECFIAEQNMVGVAQGLAARKKIPFVSTFGAFFSRAFDQIRMGGISQQPVKFCGSHAGVSIGEDGPSQMALEDLGMMRAIPKMAVLYPSDPVACERLVFEACRYPGMVYIRTGRAATPVIYPNETQFPIGGCKVLHQSDKDCATLVAAGITLHESLKAYEILKKEGIPIRVIDLYSIKPIDTKTLLEAFYQTGLLITVEDHYPEGGLGEAVSAAVSDEGGRVVRLAVNQIPRSGKPQELIALCGISAKHIVEKVHALCR, from the coding sequence ATGGGCGATAATTTGGTGCAAATCCTCTCAAATCTGGAAAACATTGCAAAGAAACTGCGCATTCATAGTTTGCGCGCCACTTCGGCCGCGGGTTCGGGTCATCCCAGTTCGTGTCTTTCGGCGGCGGATCTTGTTGCCGCCCTTTTCTTTTATGCCATGCGGGTTGATCCGTCCAAACCGGAGGATCCCAGAAACGACCGTTTTGTACTCTCCAAAGGTCATGCGGCTCCATTGTTGTGGGGGGCGTGGTGTGAAGCAGGCGTCATTCCTGAAAAAGAACTTTTAAATCTCCGCAAAATTGACAGCAATTTGGAGGGACATCCAACGCCGCGTTTTCCGTGGGTGGATGTTGCCACGGGATCGTTGGGACAAGGGCTTTCGGTGGCGGTGGGTCAGGCACTTAATTTTCGTTTTCTCGACAAGAGTGACGCAAGAGCTTTTGTTTTGATGGGAGACGGGGAGTGTGCCGAAGGTTCTGTGTGGGAAGCGGTGGCTCTTGCGGCGCATTATCATCTGAATAATTTGATTGCGATTGTTGACGCGAACTGTTTGGGACAAAGCCAGGAAACAATGTACAAATGCGATCCCGCGCCTTACGCCAAAAAATTTGAGGCAGCCGGTTGGAAAACAATTATTCTGGACGGACACGACATGAAGTCAATTATCGCCGCTTTTGATGAGGCGTTTGCAGAAAAATCAAGGCCGACAGTTCTGATTGCCGAAACAAAAAAAGGGGCGGGAACTTTTATGGAAGGAAAAGAAGGATGGCATGGAAAAGCGCTGAATCCCGAAGAACTTAAAAAAGCCCTGCAAGAAATTGGAGAACCCGCTTCAGTTAAAAAAGAAATTTCGAAACCAAACGGTTCTGTTCCTGAGTACGCCGCCCCCAAAGAACCGCCTGCTCCCAATTACACCATTGGCAGTGCTGTTGCCACACGCAACGCCTATGGCGAAGCGCTGAAAAAATTGGGCGAGACGAATCCTCGCGTGGTGGCTCTCGATGGAGACACAAAAAATTCAACTTATTCCGAAAAATTCATGAAGGCTTTTCCCGATCGTTTTTTCGAATGCTTCATTGCCGAACAAAATATGGTGGGAGTGGCGCAAGGATTGGCGGCCCGCAAAAAAATTCCTTTCGTCTCCACTTTTGGCGCCTTCTTCAGCAGAGCCTTTGATCAAATCCGCATGGGGGGCATTTCCCAACAACCCGTGAAATTTTGCGGTTCTCATGCGGGCGTTTCCATCGGAGAAGATGGTCCCTCGCAAATGGCGCTCGAAGATTTAGGCATGATGCGCGCCATTCCAAAAATGGCTGTTTTATATCCTTCCGATCCCGTCGCCTGTGAGCGTCTTGTTTTTGAAGCGTGTCGTTATCCCGGCATGGTTTACATTCGAACGGGTCGCGCGGCAACGCCGGTGATTTATCCCAACGAAACGCAATTTCCCATCGGTGGTTGCAAGGTGCTTCATCAATCAGACAAAGACTGTGCAACTCTTGTTGCCGCCGGCATAACATTGCATGAATCTCTGAAGGCCTATGAAATTTTGAAAAAAGAAGGAATTCCCATTCGTGTCATCGATCTTTATTCCATCAAACCAATCGACACAAAAACTTTGCTCGAAGCTTTCTATCAAACAGGACTTTTGATTACGGTTGAAGATCATTATCCCGAAGGGGGTTTGGGCGAAGCGGTTTCCGCCGCGGTAAGTGACGAAGGAGGGCGTGTTGTTCGGCTGGCGGTCAACCAAATTCCGCGCTCCGGAAAACCGCAGGAGTTAATCGCCCTCTGCGGCATCAGCGCAAAACATATCGTGGAGAAGGTTCATGCACTTTGCCGGTAG
- a CDS encoding ATP-binding protein has protein sequence MYSRLFNIPNNKSFFLFGPRGTGKTTLVKTGFPSGIYLDLLEAGLFNTLLANPARLENLIPKAFSDWIILDEIQRVPELLNEVHRLIEKYKYKFILTGSSARKLKKSGPNLLAGRALTCSFYPLTAKELGENFNLEHSLKFGSLPSVYVESDPKGYLESYVKTYLQEEIQQEGLTRNLGAFSRFLEAASFSQGSVLNISSVARECEIERKVVESYFTILEDLLIAYRIPIFSKKSKRRMIVHPKFYFFDVGIFRTLRPMGPLDTPEEAQGAALETLLLQELVALNDYLKLGYKIYYWRTAEGAEVDFVLYGEKGIKAFEIKRTGKIHNSMLKGLKAFASDYPSAKCYFIYGGNRKMWIDDIEIIPINEFLKTSDLVILGGI, from the coding sequence GTGTATTCCAGATTATTTAACATCCCGAATAATAAGAGTTTTTTTCTATTTGGACCTAGGGGAACGGGCAAAACGACTTTGGTTAAAACGGGCTTTCCTTCCGGTATTTATCTCGATTTGCTGGAGGCCGGACTTTTTAATACGCTTCTCGCCAATCCCGCCCGGCTTGAAAATCTGATACCAAAGGCATTTTCAGACTGGATCATTCTGGATGAAATTCAACGCGTGCCGGAACTTTTAAATGAAGTCCATCGGCTTATCGAAAAATACAAATACAAATTTATCCTGACCGGTTCGAGCGCGAGAAAATTGAAAAAAAGCGGACCAAATCTTCTGGCAGGGCGCGCCCTAACCTGTTCATTTTATCCTTTGACCGCCAAAGAACTTGGGGAGAATTTTAATCTCGAGCACTCCCTGAAATTTGGCTCACTTCCTTCCGTATATGTCGAATCCGATCCAAAAGGATATTTGGAAAGTTATGTTAAAACTTATCTTCAGGAAGAAATTCAGCAGGAAGGCTTGACCAGAAATTTGGGAGCCTTCTCCAGATTTCTGGAGGCGGCCAGTTTTTCTCAGGGATCTGTTTTAAATATATCATCGGTGGCCAGGGAATGTGAGATTGAACGAAAGGTTGTTGAAAGTTATTTTACAATTCTGGAGGACCTGTTGATTGCCTACCGGATACCCATATTCTCGAAAAAATCCAAACGCAGAATGATTGTCCATCCCAAATTTTATTTTTTTGACGTGGGTATTTTCAGAACGCTCCGCCCAATGGGGCCGCTTGATACGCCGGAAGAGGCTCAGGGCGCCGCCCTTGAAACCTTGTTGCTTCAAGAGCTGGTGGCCTTAAACGATTATTTGAAACTGGGGTACAAAATTTATTATTGGAGAACGGCGGAGGGCGCGGAAGTTGATTTTGTCCTTTACGGCGAAAAGGGAATCAAGGCGTTTGAAATCAAACGAACCGGCAAAATTCATAACTCAATGTTAAAGGGTTTAAAGGCCTTTGCGAGCGATTATCCCTCCGCGAAATGCTACTTCATTTACGGCGGCAACAGGAAAATGTGGATAGATGATATAGAAATCATCCCCATAAATGAATTTTTGAAAACATCTGATCTTGTCATTTTGGGGGGCATCTGA
- a CDS encoding Fic family protein — protein sequence MYKPHYQITGKILNHLTEIAVAREIVEKARLIPKWEISLRRDALIHSVHSSTHIEGNNLTLEEVSQLALGREISAIRKDKQEVVNYLNVLSNLQKYIPDGKFSTQSVLQIHNKLVYKTLNRSEDEGVFRNRQVVVGYKDNEGRTVVTFQPPLIKEILKLVQNFLNWLNDKKTENINPVLVSGITHYEIVRIHPFIDGNGRTARTLATLILLMRGFDTKQFFALDDYYDSDHMAYYAALKSVNPETVDITQWLEYFCEGVAVCVNRVKEKVLAISGSKKATVSLEQVSLTKRQMQIVELISRSGKITSKEMQALFKITPQAIHKEMKKLLDRKVIKLMGKGRSAHYILV from the coding sequence ATGTATAAACCCCATTATCAAATTACCGGTAAAATTTTAAATCACCTGACAGAAATTGCCGTGGCAAGGGAAATTGTGGAAAAGGCCAGATTAATTCCCAAGTGGGAAATCTCCTTGAGGAGAGATGCCCTGATTCATTCTGTTCACTCCTCCACGCACATTGAAGGAAACAATCTGACACTGGAAGAGGTAAGTCAATTGGCTCTGGGCCGGGAAATCAGTGCCATACGCAAAGACAAACAGGAAGTGGTGAATTACCTGAACGTTTTGTCGAATCTCCAAAAATATATTCCCGATGGCAAATTTTCCACTCAATCTGTTCTGCAAATTCATAATAAACTGGTTTATAAAACCCTCAATCGATCTGAAGACGAAGGTGTTTTTAGAAACAGACAAGTTGTCGTTGGCTACAAAGATAATGAAGGACGAACCGTTGTTACTTTTCAGCCCCCTCTCATCAAAGAGATTTTAAAACTTGTCCAAAATTTTTTGAATTGGCTTAATGACAAGAAAACAGAGAATATAAATCCGGTGCTGGTTAGTGGCATAACCCACTATGAAATCGTTCGAATTCATCCCTTTATTGATGGGAATGGTCGTACGGCGAGAACCTTGGCCACTCTTATTCTTCTGATGCGTGGGTTTGACACAAAACAATTTTTTGCGCTCGACGACTATTATGACAGTGACCACATGGCTTATTATGCCGCCCTGAAATCCGTGAATCCGGAGACAGTCGACATTACGCAATGGCTAGAATATTTTTGCGAGGGAGTTGCGGTTTGTGTCAATCGGGTCAAAGAGAAGGTGCTTGCCATCAGTGGAAGCAAAAAAGCGACGGTTTCGCTGGAACAAGTTTCTTTAACCAAACGACAGATGCAGATTGTGGAGTTGATCAGTCGGTCGGGAAAAATCACGAGTAAAGAAATGCAGGCCCTGTTTAAGATAACGCCACAGGCAATCCATAAAGAAATGAAAAAACTTTTGGACAGGAAGGTTATTAAACTGATGGGCAAAGGACGTTCAGCACATTATATTTTGGTCTGA
- a CDS encoding HEPN domain-containing protein, with translation MNAQNKTINMKLEMEKGRSALRQATILHQNNEYDGAVSRAYYAVLHFARALLFSKGLETNSHEGTKRLFSLHFVREGSFEKKYSTILSHAQKAREESDYEPEIPFNEEESAARIEEAKTFLKKTESHLKI, from the coding sequence GTGAATGCGCAAAACAAAACCATCAATATGAAGCTGGAAATGGAAAAGGGTCGTTCCGCATTGCGACAGGCGACAATCCTCCACCAAAATAACGAATATGACGGCGCTGTTTCACGCGCTTATTACGCCGTCCTTCATTTTGCACGGGCACTTTTGTTTTCAAAAGGTTTAGAAACAAATTCGCACGAAGGAACCAAACGCCTGTTCAGTCTCCATTTTGTCCGTGAAGGATCTTTCGAAAAAAAATACTCCACAATTTTATCTCATGCACAAAAAGCAAGAGAAGAATCGGATTATGAGCCGGAAATTCCATTTAATGAAGAAGAATCCGCCGCTCGCATTGAGGAAGCCAAAACATTTCTCAAAAAAACAGAATCTCATTTGAAAATCTGA
- a CDS encoding nucleotidyltransferase domain-containing protein, whose product MKQLTPSENRQMERFVLGLKKMLGSNFVRAVLFGSRARNAGNEDSDVDVLVVIRKTSMEIKHKIWDLANDIFLETEIDISPLVMTEERMETLLKRERLLAKTITEEGIAL is encoded by the coding sequence ATGAAACAGCTCACTCCTTCGGAAAATAGACAGATGGAACGCTTTGTTTTGGGTCTCAAAAAAATGTTGGGATCCAATTTTGTTAGGGCTGTTTTGTTCGGTTCCCGCGCCAGAAATGCAGGCAATGAAGATTCTGATGTTGATGTTCTGGTGGTGATCCGGAAAACATCAATGGAAATCAAACACAAGATCTGGGACTTAGCCAACGATATTTTTCTCGAAACTGAAATTGATATTTCCCCTTTAGTCATGACGGAAGAACGGATGGAGACACTGCTCAAAAGAGAGCGTCTGCTGGCCAAAACAATCACAGAAGAGGGAATTGCTCTGTGA